The Corynebacterium minutissimum genome includes the window GATGAGGGCATAAATCACGATGACAATGAGCGCGAAGAGCGCCAGCGCGCGCTTGGGCCATTGCCGTTGGCTGGTGTTGACACCACCACGTTTCGATGCGGACACAAAGATCTCCTGTGTTGTGAGGAACAGGGCTAAAACTCAAAGGTCATGGCGTTGATGCACGGGGGTCACCCGGCGCCATGACTAAAGCACAGTCCATCATCGTACGTCATGGATTGCTGTTTTCCTTAACAGGCTTAAGGTGAGCCGCCTGCGATGTGACCAGAGCAACTAAATTTAGAGCTTGGGAAAGCGCTCGTCATTGTCGTCGTCGGCCGTCGTATCGGCCTCCGCTACTCCATCGGCGACATCGGCAGAACGCACAATCGCCATGGTGTCGAAGGTCATGACGGTGCCGTCCTTGACACGCACATCAATCTGCTCGCCATGCTTCGCGACGACCGTCCCGTGCAGGCCGCCTGCAGTAACGATGTTCTGACCGGGGGTCAGGGAAGACTGCAGCTCCTTCATCTGGTTTTGCCGCTTGCGCTGTGCGCGCATGGTCATGAAGCTCGGCAAGATGACGAGGACAGCGAGGACGAGAAGAAGAACTACTTGGGTACCATTCATAAGTGGCTAGTGTGCCAGAAACCATACCTGCCGGGCCAATTAAAACAGCCCGCCGCCGAGCGCTCCGTCTGGCGCCTCGAGGCCAAGATGCTGCCATGCCGCTGTAGTGGCAACACGGCCGCGTCCAGTGCGGGACACCATTCCAGCGCGTACGAGATAAGGCTCGCAGACCTCCTCCACGGTGGAAGGCTCCTCACCCACCGCGATAGCCAAGGTATTAACGCCGACGGGCCCGCCGCCGTGGCCTTTGATGAGGGCTTCGAGGACGGCACGGTCGAGCCGATCGAGGCCGCGCTCATCTACATCGAAGACCTTCAGCGCTCCCTGCGCCGCCGCGACATCGATATGACCGTCGCCGTTCACCTCGGCATAGTCACGCACGCGGCGAAGCAAGCGGTTCGCAATGCGCGGGGTACCACGAGAGCGAGAGCCAATCTCCACGGCGGCATCCGGATCAATGTCGACATCAAGGATGGTCGCCGCGCGCGTAATGACCTTGGTCAAATCCGCGGTGTCGTAGTACTCCATCTGTGCGGTAAAGCCGAAGCGGTCACGCAACGGGCCGGTGAGCATACCGGCACGTGTTGTGGCACCTACCAAGGTGAAGGGAGGGATCTCCAGCGGAATCGATGTCGCACCGGGGCCCTTGCCCACGATGACATCAATGCGGAAATCCTCCATGGCCATGTAGAGCATTTCCTCTGCGGGCCGCGCGATGCGGTGGATCTCATCGATAAAAAGGACATCGCCTTCCATCAAATTCGACAGCATCGCTGCCAAGTCACCGGCACGTTCCAACGCCGGGCCGGACGTCATGCGCAAGGAGGTGCCCAGTTCCTGGGCAATGATCATCGCCATCGTCGTCTTGCCCAGACCCGGCGGCCCAGAAAGCAGCACGTGGTCCGGAGTTACCCCGCGGTTCTTCGCACCGTTCAGCACGAGCGACAGCTGTTCGCGCACCTTAGGCTGGCCGATGAACTCGTCAAGAGACTTCGGGCGCAGCGAGCGTTCAATATCGTGCTCCCCCTGCTGCTCGGCCGCATCGACATCCTGGTTGCGCTGCGGCGGGGTGGACAGATTCATACCGTCAGGGAGCTTGAATTCAGTACGTTCGACATCAGACATGGCAGCCGCTCCCCTACTTCTTCGCGCCCAGCTGGCTCAGCGCAGCACGTAACACAACCGGCGTCGCCGCATCAGGCTGCTCCGCGGCCACGGCTTCCACAATCGGACGGGCGGCCTTGTCGGTAAAACCAAGGCCCACCAGGGCTTCGACAACATCGTCCACGACGGGTCCGGTGGCGGCGGGGGTGGCCGGTGGGACGTCGGAAAGCGCCGACGCAAAACCCGACACCTTATCCTTGAGCTCCAGCACGAGGCGTTGCGCCATTCGCTTGCCCACGCCGGGAATCTTTTGCAAGCGCGCGGCCTCCTCTCCCGCAATGGCCTGCGCCAAATCCCCAGCTCCCATCACCGACAAGGCCGCCAGCGCGAGCTTCGGCCCCAGGCCAGATACCGTCTGCAGGACATGGAACATATCGCGATCATCAGTACTGGTAAAGCCATAGAGTGTCATGGAATCTTCCTTGACCACCAGCGTTGTCATCACGTGGGATTCTTCCCCACGCTGGAGGGTCCCCAACGTCGTTGGGGTGGCCAGCACCTTATAGCCCACGCCAGCACACTCAATCACGACGTGATCAAGCTGAATGTCAAGGACGGTTCCGCGCAGCGATGCGATCATGGCTTTTCCTTACTTCATAGTGGTTGAGGGTGTACGGGAGACAGATGCAGTGCGGGGCGAGCTTCCCCGTACCCCGCTGGTGCGCGCGCCAGCACCTACCCCGGCGCTGGGATCACTGCCATTTACCCACGCTAATGCCGGGGCGCGCCAACAGTGGCACACCGCTAGCGCCAAAGCATCGGCCGCGTCCGCCGGTTTTGGTGCTTCACTTAGCCCCAGGATACGGGTAATCATCGCCGTCATCTGCTTCTTGTCCGCTCGCCCGTTTCCGGACACAGCTTTCTTCACCTCCGACGGGGTGTACATGTGCACGGGGATGTCTCGCTCGGCCGCCGCTAGGACGAGAACCCCCACTGCATGAGCAGTCTGCATAACAGTGGAGACTTCACCGCGTTCGAATACGCGCTCGAGAGCGACCACCTGCGGCTGATAGTCATCCATCCACTCTCGCACGGCCACTGACAGGCGCTGGAGACGCTCTCCCAAATCCTTATCGCTTGGCGTGCGCACAACCCCCACAGCAATGGGGATAACTGCGCGCCCACGTCCCGCTTGGACAACGGACAGACCGCAGCGCGTTAGACCCGGGTCAATGCCCATAACGCGCAAGCCTTCCAAGTTCACCGCGGCCTCCTTAACGTGTGCTACCACGAGCTAGTGTACACACACGTGTTCTAGACCCTCCACCGCGGTTCGTTCTCATGCCTGAAAAGCGTACAGTGGCCCGCATGTCAACACATGCACAAGAATTGTCCGATTTCATCCGCTCCCGCCACTCCCCGCGCGCTTTCTTGCCGGAGCCTCTCCCGGCTGAGGTCATTGAGCAGGTGCTTATCGACGCCCAATCGGCCCCCTCCAACTCCAATACCCAGCCGTGGAACGTCCATCTCGTTGGTGGCGAGAAACTCAAGGAGTTGAGCGCGGCGCTCATTAAGGAGTTCGATACCAACGGCCTCAACCCGGATTTCACCATTGACTACGGTGAAGGCATTCACCCACAGCGCTCCCAGCAGTTGGCTGCAAAAATGTACGGCCTCTTAGGAATCTCACGCGAGGACGCCGAGGGCCGTACAGAATTCGTGAGGGAGAATCTCCGATTCTTCGGCGCGCCCCACATCGCGTTGCTGTTTATCCCTCCCCTGGGCGACCGCATCCGCGCTTCCTTCGATCAGGGAACTTACGCGGAAAACTTCCTGCTTTCCCTGGCCGCACACGGCTACCACGGCGTACCGCAAGGAATGGTGTCTTTGCTCGCGCCCACCGTCCGCGAGTTCCTCGGCGTGGATGAGGACCAGAAGCTGGTCACAGCCCTTACCTTCGGTAAGGCCGATGAGACCAGCCCGGTCTTCAACACCAATCCAGGCCGCGCACCCCTGTCCGAAACCGTGACGGTGCACGGCATCGACAGCCTGGAGTTGAAGAAGTAGTCAGCGCCGAGGTTAATCGGCGTCGAGCTCAGCGAGGACTTCGTCGCTCAAGTCCATGTTCGTGTACACGTTCTGGACATCGTCGGAGTCCTCGAGCGCGTCAATGAGGCGGAAGATCTTGCGCGCATCGTCTGCCTGCAGCGGCACCTCAACAGAGGCGCGGAAGTCGGTATCGGTGTCATCGACCTCAATATCGGCTTCTCCGAGAGCCTCGCGCACAGCCGGAATATCACCCGGGGCGCAGGTAATCTCGAACTTCTCGCCGTTGTCCTTGACTTCTTCGGCGCCGGCTTCCAGTACGGCGAGGAGAATGTCATCCTCGCTCTGCTCGCCCTTCTCTACGAAGACGAGGCCGGTGCGCGAGAACATGTAGGCCACAGAGCCCGACTCGCCTAGGTTGCCGCCGTTCTTGGACATCGCAGTGCGCACCTCAGTCGCCGCACGGTTGCGGTTATCCGTCAGGCACTCGATTAGCATGGCCACACCATTGGGCCCATAGCCCTCGTACATGACATTTTCCCAATCAGCGCCGCCGGCTTCTTCGCCGGAGCCGCGCTTGCGGGCGCGCTCGATGTTGTCGTTAGGAACAGAGGCCTTCTTGGCCTTCTTGATCATGTCATCGAGGGTCGGGTTAGCCGCAGGATCGCCGCCGCCGGTGCGTGCCGCGACCTCGATGTTCTTAATCAGCTTGGCAAACTCCTTGCCACGTTTGGCATCGTTAGCCGCTTTTTTATGCTTGGTAGTTGCCCATTTGGAGTGGCCTGACATGTCATCCCTTTCGATGTGGATGTATGAAACTGGTGCAATTATACGGGTCCGCCGCCGCCGGCATTACTAGGGGTGCCCCAGGCATCAATACGGTGTCGACGTACGCGGCCGACTTACACATTCTGCCAATTACCATTTGCCGTAGAGCCGCTGACGTCCTCACGCATCCTGCGAGTCAACCCTTCTTGCATAGCTAAGGCAAGTAATTCGCCGCGTTGGTTGAAAATTTTGCCCTGTGCCAATCCAGTACCGCTCTGAGCCGAAGGTGACGATTGGGAGTAAAGCATCCATTCATCCGCACGCACTGGGCGCAGGAACCACAGGGAGTGATCGAGGCTGGCCAGCTGAATGCGGTCGCCCTGGTGCGGTAAGAGCGCAGAGCGGATAAGCGTCATATCAGACATGTAGAGCAGTGCGGACTGGTGGAGGGCTTGGGAGGGGGCGTCGGCAAGCATGGCTCCCGTGTTACGGAACCAAATATTCCGAAATCCGGCGCCCGTCGTCTCCGCAGCGGTGGGGTCACGTCCCTCCTCCGGAACGAGGCGCACGTCCCAGTCCTCCCACTCCTTCAAAATGATGCGGGTGGCATACGGTGACTCCTTAATCGTCTCCGGCGCGGGCACTACCGGCATTGGATCCTGGTGCTCCGGACCAGTATCGCCATCCTTGTGAAAGCTGGCGATGAGAACGAAGATAAGGCGCTCGTCTTGAAAAACGCGCACGTGCCGGGTGGCAAAGGAGCGGCCATCGCGCACCCGTTCGACGCGCAGAGTAGCCGGCTGGCTGGAGTCCCCCGGCCCCACGAAGTAGCAGTGCAGCGAATGGGCCAACTTGCCCTCGACGGTGCGCTGCGCGGCGTGAAGTGCCTGCGCCATAGTCTGACCTCCAAAGGTGCGCTCAATGCGGGAAGGCACAACAGGGCTGCGGAAAGTATCCTCACCCACCTGCTCAATATCGACCGCCTGTGCCACCGATGCCATGCTGTCATCCTCCTCATCTGTTGGTTTTGGCGCGCACCACGCTAACCTCGCCCATCCTACTCACAGGGTTCAACTCCTTCGACGTGAGTGCGTAGTATGTTCCGCATGACATCAACTACTCCACACAGCGTGCACCGCGTGGCCGCCTACCTCGAGATGTTCACATGGGCACTGCTTATTTTCTCCATGATCCTCAAGTACTCCGGAACCACCGAGGCTCTTACCCCCTTCGGGGGCGGAATCCACGGTTTTGGCTTCCTGTGCTTCTTGCTCATGACCGCCCTGGTGTGGATTAATAACCGCTGGCCGCTCGGCGTGGGCATCCTCGGTTTGGTAGTCACCGTTATTCCATTTGCGGCGCTTCCCTTTGCCGTCTGGGTATCCAAGCGCGGTTTAGTTGATGGACCGTGGCGTTTTGCCGATGATGCGCAACCGCAGGGATTTTTCGACAAGATTCTGGCACAGGCCGTGCGCCATCCCGTGCGCACCGCCATCATTGGCCTCATTGTCGTTGCCATAGTTTTCAGTATCCTGCTGGTGCTGGGCCCACCCGTCGACGTCGAGTCCGCCATTGAAAACAATCGTTAAAGTTCCCGCCGTATGGGCTGGGTGGGCCATTGCCCGCGTGCTACTCATAGCCTTGCTCCTAGGCAATAGGATGCCAAGTGGAGACATCAACTACTACTTAGAAGGTGTCTACGGCAACGACAGTTCCGCGATGACGGAGTATCCGCAGCCGGGCACGTGGCCGAGCGTTGTGCTGGCATGGCTTACCGGGGATAATGCCGATAACTACCGCGTGGCCTTCACGGTCATGATGCTCTTGGCTGATGCCCTCTTCCTGGCCCTCCTCCTCCGCAACAATGACGGGCGGCGCTCCGTGTTCGCTGCCGCGTGGTTCTGGGTTTTCTTCGGCACGGCGGCCGGTCATGTCTTTGTGTGGCGCCTTGACTTGTACCCAGCACTCCTTGTCGCAGGCGCAGGCGCACTCCTCGCTACTCATCCACGCATAGCTTCTGCACTTCTAGCGTGGGCTACCACCGTTAAGCTCTGGCCGGGTGTGCTCGCCGCGGGCCTGGTGGGGGCTGCTCGCTCACGTTCAACCTGGCGACGCCTAGCCGCATTCTGTGGAACCATTGTCGGAATATGCCTGGCTGTTGCAGTGCTGACCGGCGCGGATCGGCTCGTGTCTCCCCTGTCCTATCAGGAGGAGCGGGGACTTCAGATCGAATCTCTTGCGGCCACGTGGCACGTTCTTCAGGCGCACCGTCACCCGGGTACGTGGAACATCGGTTATGCCGCATCCAAAAGCTATGAGATCACCGGCCCCGGCGTGGATACTGCTCTAACGCTCAGCACGATCGCCATGGTGTGTGCCCTGGTGTGGATAGTCGCCGTGGCTGCCTCTCGTTTCCTGCGCGGCGGCTGGGATCCCCATTCCACCGTTGTCTTCTTTGTCGCCGCAACTCTTCTGCTCATCGCAACCAATAAGGTCTTCTCACCGCAGTACATCGTGTGGCTTGGCCCCATCCTCGCCGTGGCTATCCGTTCGGAGATTCCGCGGGAGACACCGAATGACAAGCGGTTGGCATCCGACCGCACTGGGCTGCGCACCATCATGGCCATTCTCGCGGTAGCCGCGGCAGCACTGGGAACGTATATCTATCCCTACGGTTATGACTACGTGTGGCTTCACCTGGGTGAGAATCTGCAGCCGGTCTACGCACTCGTGGTGCGCAACCTGCTGATTCTCAGCATGGCTGTTACCGCCCTCATGTGGCATCGCCTTGAGTTCACCGCCGCACGGACTGCGGAGCAGTCAACGCGGACAGATTAAACGTCGATCTGGCTGAGCTCAAAGAACTCCGGAAGCTTGGCCGTGCCGCCCAAGCGGAGCCACTTCACTGCCGGACGCAGGCGTAGGGCGCGGGTATCGCTGACCGCCTCGTTGTAGAAGCGGTGGGCGAGGTGGATGCGCCCCTCGGCGTCGGCAAGCAAGGCAGGCCTAGTTTCGAAACGCTGCGCAATCGCTGCTGATAGCTCCCGCTCACGCGTCGTCCGCTCATCGAAATTCCCCTGGGTCAAGTCCGTGGACTCAGCGCGTGCTGCAAGGTGTTGGAGCTCCGGAGCCAACGCGCTGATCACCGCCGCCCGACGGTCAAGGGTAGCCTCAAGCTGCGCGAGGGCCGCGTCGGTACGGATGTGTAAAGAGTTGAGACGCTGCGCCGTCAACAATGCCCACATGGCAATAACGAGCACCACGGCTAAGGCGATGACAAGTTCAATGGCCATCTACTTCACCTGCACCTTCGTTCCATCCGCCACAGTTTCATAGACCTGCATCACGGCTGCGGCGACGTGGTCCCAGTCGTACTCACGAGCGCGTTGCTCGCCTGCTCGTGTCAAGGCCGCGCGCTTGTCCGGGTGAGCCACGAGTTCTTCTAGAACTCGGGCGAGGTCCGTAGCGTCCCCGTTGCGAAAGAGCACACCCGCGGGAGTATCCGATTCGACATTGCACACCGCGGCAAAAGCTTCAAGGTCTGACGCCACCACGGCGCATCCAGCGGCCATGGCCTCCACGAGCACAATGCCGAAACTCTCCCCGCCAGTATTAGGCGCAACATAAATATCCGCTCGACCAAGGATGGCGGCCTTCTCCGCATCGCTGACGCGGCCGACGAAGTCCACGCCAGGGACGCTGCGTGGGTGGCCACCGCCCATGACGGTCACACGCACTTTTTCCGGAAGGAGTGTGAGGGCTTCAAGGAGAATGTCGAGGCCTTTGCGTGGTTCATCGAGGCGCCCCAGGAACACGATCTCTACCGGCGTCTCACTACCGCCTTCGCGGGGCAGTGCGTGGTCTTGAGCCTGTGCGCGTTCACGGGCATAGACCGAGGTATCCACTCCATTCGGGATGAGGACGGGGTCCCCACCAAGTTGCTCAACCTGCCAGCGCCGCGCCATCTCCGACACAGCAATTCCTCCGCGAATCTTCTCCAGATACGGGCGAAGTATAGGTTTGACCAAGGTGAGAACCAACGAACTGGAGGCGGACGCATGGTATGTCGCCACGATGGGCCCCTGCACCATGGCTAACGCTGCCATGGAATAGCTCGGCGAATTGGGTTCGTGGATATGAAGGACGTCGAACTGCCCTTCCCGGATGAAACGCTTGATATTGCGGCCCACGTGCGGGCCAATAGCGAGACGAGCCACGGATCCGTTATAGGTAATAGGGATTGCCCAGCCACCTTTGCGGACGAAGCTAGGCACCTGCGTGCTTGTCGACGCCGGCCCCAGCACCTCAACCTCGTGTCCTTGCTCGATAAAAACCGTAGCCAGGTCAA containing:
- a CDS encoding acyl-CoA thioesterase; this translates as MASVAQAVDIEQVGEDTFRSPVVPSRIERTFGGQTMAQALHAAQRTVEGKLAHSLHCYFVGPGDSSQPATLRVERVRDGRSFATRHVRVFQDERLIFVLIASFHKDGDTGPEHQDPMPVVPAPETIKESPYATRIILKEWEDWDVRLVPEEGRDPTAAETTGAGFRNIWFRNTGAMLADAPSQALHQSALLYMSDMTLIRSALLPHQGDRIQLASLDHSLWFLRPVRADEWMLYSQSSPSAQSGTGLAQGKIFNQRGELLALAMQEGLTRRMREDVSGSTANGNWQNV
- a CDS encoding nitroreductase, producing the protein MSTHAQELSDFIRSRHSPRAFLPEPLPAEVIEQVLIDAQSAPSNSNTQPWNVHLVGGEKLKELSAALIKEFDTNGLNPDFTIDYGEGIHPQRSQQLAAKMYGLLGISREDAEGRTEFVRENLRFFGAPHIALLFIPPLGDRIRASFDQGTYAENFLLSLAAHGYHGVPQGMVSLLAPTVREFLGVDEDQKLVTALTFGKADETSPVFNTNPGRAPLSETVTVHGIDSLELKK
- a CDS encoding DUF3817 domain-containing protein, which codes for MTSTTPHSVHRVAAYLEMFTWALLIFSMILKYSGTTEALTPFGGGIHGFGFLCFLLMTALVWINNRWPLGVGILGLVVTVIPFAALPFAVWVSKRGLVDGPWRFADDAQPQGFFDKILAQAVRHPVRTAIIGLIVVAIVFSILLVLGPPVDVESAIENNR
- the yajC gene encoding preprotein translocase subunit YajC, with protein sequence MNGTQVVLLLVLAVLVILPSFMTMRAQRKRQNQMKELQSSLTPGQNIVTAGGLHGTVVAKHGEQIDVRVKDGTVMTFDTMAIVRSADVADGVAEADTTADDDNDERFPKL
- a CDS encoding glycosyltransferase family 4 protein; protein product: MRIGIVCPYSFDEPGGVQAHILDLATVFIEQGHEVEVLGPASTSTQVPSFVRKGGWAIPITYNGSVARLAIGPHVGRNIKRFIREGQFDVLHIHEPNSPSYSMAALAMVQGPIVATYHASASSSLVLTLVKPILRPYLEKIRGGIAVSEMARRWQVEQLGGDPVLIPNGVDTSVYARERAQAQDHALPREGGSETPVEIVFLGRLDEPRKGLDILLEALTLLPEKVRVTVMGGGHPRSVPGVDFVGRVSDAEKAAILGRADIYVAPNTGGESFGIVLVEAMAAGCAVVASDLEAFAAVCNVESDTPAGVLFRNGDATDLARVLEELVAHPDKRAALTRAGEQRAREYDWDHVAAAVMQVYETVADGTKVQVK
- a CDS encoding glycosyltransferase 87 family protein, giving the protein MPSGDINYYLEGVYGNDSSAMTEYPQPGTWPSVVLAWLTGDNADNYRVAFTVMMLLADALFLALLLRNNDGRRSVFAAAWFWVFFGTAAGHVFVWRLDLYPALLVAGAGALLATHPRIASALLAWATTVKLWPGVLAAGLVGAARSRSTWRRLAAFCGTIVGICLAVAVLTGADRLVSPLSYQEERGLQIESLAATWHVLQAHRHPGTWNIGYAASKSYEITGPGVDTALTLSTIAMVCALVWIVAVAASRFLRGGWDPHSTVVFFVAATLLLIATNKVFSPQYIVWLGPILAVAIRSEIPRETPNDKRLASDRTGLRTIMAILAVAAAALGTYIYPYGYDYVWLHLGENLQPVYALVVRNLLILSMAVTALMWHRLEFTAARTAEQSTRTD
- the ruvC gene encoding crossover junction endodeoxyribonuclease RuvC, with the protein product MNLEGLRVMGIDPGLTRCGLSVVQAGRGRAVIPIAVGVVRTPSDKDLGERLQRLSVAVREWMDDYQPQVVALERVFERGEVSTVMQTAHAVGVLVLAAAERDIPVHMYTPSEVKKAVSGNGRADKKQMTAMITRILGLSEAPKPADAADALALAVCHCWRAPALAWVNGSDPSAGVGAGARTSGVRGSSPRTASVSRTPSTTMK
- the ruvB gene encoding Holliday junction branch migration DNA helicase RuvB — encoded protein: MSDVERTEFKLPDGMNLSTPPQRNQDVDAAEQQGEHDIERSLRPKSLDEFIGQPKVREQLSLVLNGAKNRGVTPDHVLLSGPPGLGKTTMAMIIAQELGTSLRMTSGPALERAGDLAAMLSNLMEGDVLFIDEIHRIARPAEEMLYMAMEDFRIDVIVGKGPGATSIPLEIPPFTLVGATTRAGMLTGPLRDRFGFTAQMEYYDTADLTKVITRAATILDVDIDPDAAVEIGSRSRGTPRIANRLLRRVRDYAEVNGDGHIDVAAAQGALKVFDVDERGLDRLDRAVLEALIKGHGGGPVGVNTLAIAVGEEPSTVEEVCEPYLVRAGMVSRTGRGRVATTAAWQHLGLEAPDGALGGGLF
- a CDS encoding YebC/PmpR family DNA-binding transcriptional regulator; protein product: MSGHSKWATTKHKKAANDAKRGKEFAKLIKNIEVAARTGGGDPAANPTLDDMIKKAKKASVPNDNIERARKRGSGEEAGGADWENVMYEGYGPNGVAMLIECLTDNRNRAATEVRTAMSKNGGNLGESGSVAYMFSRTGLVFVEKGEQSEDDILLAVLEAGAEEVKDNGEKFEITCAPGDIPAVREALGEADIEVDDTDTDFRASVEVPLQADDARKIFRLIDALEDSDDVQNVYTNMDLSDEVLAELDAD
- the ruvA gene encoding Holliday junction branch migration protein RuvA → MIASLRGTVLDIQLDHVVIECAGVGYKVLATPTTLGTLQRGEESHVMTTLVVKEDSMTLYGFTSTDDRDMFHVLQTVSGLGPKLALAALSVMGAGDLAQAIAGEEAARLQKIPGVGKRMAQRLVLELKDKVSGFASALSDVPPATPAATGPVVDDVVEALVGLGFTDKAARPIVEAVAAEQPDAATPVVLRAALSQLGAKK